A window from Eubalaena glacialis isolate mEubGla1 chromosome 1, mEubGla1.1.hap2.+ XY, whole genome shotgun sequence encodes these proteins:
- the PPRC1 gene encoding peroxisome proliferator-activated receptor gamma coactivator-related protein 1 isoform X3, with protein MAARRGLRDGVAPPPSGGPGPDPGGGVRSSSWGSRSQAPYGTVGAVSGGEQVLLHEEGDDSGFVSLSRLGPCLRDKDLEMEELILQDGTLLGTMHSYMDASLISLIEDFGGLGESRLSLEDQNEVSLLTALTEILDNADSENLSPFDSIPDSELLVSPREGSSLHRLLSLSRTPPERDLITPTDPLGPSTGSSRVSGVEMSLTDPPWDFSPPSFLETSSPKLPSWRPPRSRPRWGQSPPPQQRSDGEEEEEVAGFSSEMLAGELNNSVSSIADFPMHLACPEEEDKTAVAAEMAVQAAGDESISSLSELVRAMHPYCLPNLTHLTALEDELQEQPDDLTLPEDCVVLEIVGQAATAGNDLEIPVVVRQIPTGPQPVLLDDSLEASPALQLLMPTLEAETEAAVPREALCPEKEGLPLDSKEKLESACLLEPREVMEPMAPKGPQNPPANAMLSSQRARKGRRKKSKEQPASCAEGYARRLRSASRGQSTAVTELTSQGGSLPQEDLQREVAPPHGRGKPRAWARAWAAALEKPGSGNLESSAGQASPAKEGPLDLYPSLVDPIQANPVSTHLSLVDSAQADPMPLDSVEADPTAVDPDPTVADPVPVDPKLVDPLPADPVLIDPVLPDSAAVDRAVVVPISDDLPPVDPVLAKPVQVDSLPNDLAPVDPVLVKSRPTDPRRGAVSSAQGSPAPQLLLESESSDPPKAISPEVKEVMGPLKGESSTSATIQEARPRPLSLSEYRRRRQQRQAEAEERNPQPPTGKWPSLPETPTGLADIPCLVPPAPAKKTTLQRSPEAPSEACFAPVGPSPASPSPEPPAGKPMTSTPTEQVPSQEMLLPARPPPPAVQSMPPTMPTALPFPTGGLGMTPMLPLPTNGQGVPSLPPPPLQPPSVPMSVGPVPPDPFTHYAPVPPWPCYPPLSPSGYPCLPPPPTVPLVSGTPGAYAVPSTCNVPWVPPPAPVPPYSSSCTYGSLGWGPGLQHSPFWPTVPPPPLPLTSVGRAVPSPKVEPSGIPPGPPDSVLTVPMAPPLSLGAAGQGTPQIEPTKVEVKPVPASPHLKHKVSSPVHSPRIKAPPCLPAESVAVEPASERLKPELQEARPREKAPSPVAKAVSTSAPKQSTTTKLPAVHPARLRTLSFLPTPRTQGPEDVVQAFISEIGIEASDLSSLLEQFEKSEAKKECPPPAPADSLAVGNSGSVDTPQEKRPLDRLQAPELANVAGLTPPATPPHQLWKPLAAVSLLAKAKSPKSTAQEGTLKPEGVTEAKHPAAACLQEGVHGPSPVHVGSGDHDYCVRSRTPPKKTPALVIPEVGSRWNVKRHQDITIKPVLSLGPATPLPPCTAASQKPLDHRTSNDQADPPAPCLAPSTLLSPEASPCRNDMNTRTLPDPSAKQQSVRCYRKACRSASPPSRGWQGRRGRSSRSVSSGSNRTSEASSSSSSSSSSSSRSRSRSLSPPHKRWRRSSCSSSGRSRRCSSSSSSSSSSSSSSSSSSSSRSRSRSPSPRRRSDRRRRSYRSHDHYQRQRVLQKERAIEERRVVFIGKIPGRMTRSELKQRFSVFGEIEECTIHFRVQGDNYGFVTYRYAEEAFAAIESGHKLRQADEQPFDLCFGGRRQFCKRSYSDLDSNREDFDPAPVKSKFDSLDFDTLLKQAQKNLRR; from the exons ATGGCGGCGCGCCGGGGACTAAGAGACGGAGTCGCGCCGCCTCCGAGTGGGGGCCCCGGCCCCGACCCTGGCGGTGGAGTGCGCAGCAGCAGTTGGGGGAGTCGGAGCCAAGCGCCGTATGGCACTGTGGGCGCTGTGAGTGGCGGGGAGCAG GTGCTGCTGCATGAGGAGGGGGATGATTCTGGCTTTGTCAGTCTATCTCGGCTGGGCCCCTGTTTGAGGGACAAGGACTTAGAGATGGAGGAGCTGATACTGCAGGATGGGACACTGCTGGGGACCATGCACAGCTATATGGATGCCTCCCTCATCTCCCTCATTGAAGATTTTGGTGGCCTTGGAGAG AGCAGGTTATCTCTGGAGGACCAGAATGAAGTGTCACTGCTCACAGCTCTAACAGAGATCTTGGACAATGCAGATTCCGAGAACCTGTCTCCATTTGACAGCATTCCTGACTCAGAGCTGCTTGTGTCACCTCGGGAGGGCTCCTCT ctGCACAGGCTGCTCAGCCTCTCTCGGACACCCCCAGAACGTGACCTCATCACACCGACTGACCCATTGGGGCCCAGCACAGGCAGTAGTAGAGTGAGTGGG GTTGAGATGTCTCTCACAGATCCTCCTTGGGACTTCTCTCCACCCTCTTTCTTGGAGACCTCCTCCCCCAAGCTTCCTAGCTGGAGACCCCCAAGGTCAAGACCCCGCTGGGGCcagtccccacctccccagcagCGTAGtgatggggaagaagaggaggaggtggccGGCTTCAGCAGCGAGATGCTTGCTGGGGAGCTCAACAACTCTGTGAGCAGCATCGCAGACTTCCCCATGCACCTGGCCTGTCCCGAGGAGGAAGATAAAACAGCAGTAGCAGCAGAGATGGCAGTGCAGGCAGCTGGCGATGAGAGCATCTCCTCCCTGAGTGAGCTGGTGCGGGCCATGCACCCGTACTGCCTGCCTAACCTCACCCACCTGACGGCACTTGAGGATGAGCTTCAAGAGCAGCCAGATGATTTGACGCTGCCTGAGGATTGTGTGGTGCTGGAGATTGTGGGCCAGGCGGCCACAGCTGGCAACGACCTGGAGATCCCAGTTGTGGTGCGACAGATCCCTACTGGACCCCAGCCTGTCCTCCTGGATGACTCGCTAGAGGCCAGTCCGGCCTTGCAGCTGCTCATGCCTACActagaggcagagacagaggctGCTGtgcccagggaagccctctgccctGAGAAAGAGGGGTTGCCACTGGACTCAAAGGAAAAGCTGGAGTCAGCCTGCTTGTTGGAGCCCAGGGAGGTCATGGAGCCAATGGCACCCAAGGGGCCTCAGAACCCACCAGCCAACGCAATGCTAAGTTCCCAGAGAGCTCGaaagggcaggaggaagaagagcaAGGAGCAGCCAGCTTCCTGTGCAGAAGGCTATGCCAGGAGGCTGAGGTCAGCCTCTCGTGGGCAGTCTACAGCAGTTACAGAGCTGACCTCTCAGGGAGGCAGCTTGCCTCAGGAGGACCTTCAAAGAGAGGTTGCGCCTCCCCATGGTAGAGGGAAGCCCCGGGCTTGGGCTCGGGCCTGGGCAGCTGCCTTGGAGAAGCCTGGCTCTGGGAACTTGGAGAGTAGTGCTGGACAAGCTAGTCCTGCTAAAGAAGGTCCTCTAGACCTCTACCCCAGCCTGGTTGACCCCATCCAAGCCAACCCTGTTTCAACCCATCTCTCACTGGTTGACTCTGCTCAAGCTGACCCCATGCCACTTGACTCTGTTGAAGCTGATCCCACTGCGGTTGACCCTGATCCCACTGTGGCTGACCCTGTACCTGTTGACCCTAAACTGGTTGACCCTCTCCCAGCTGACCCAGTGCTGATTGACCCAGTTCTGCCTGACTCAGCAGCAGTTGACCGTGCAGTGGTTGTTCCCATCTCAGATGACTTGCCTCCAGTTGACCCTGTCCTAGCCAAGCCAGTACAAGTTGACTCTCTTCCCAATGACCTGGCTCCAGTTGACCCTGTACTAGTTAAGTCTAGGCCAACTGATCCCAGACGTGGTGCAGTGTCATCAGCCCAGGGGAGTCCAGCCCCCCAGCTCCTCCTGGAGTCAGAGTCCTCAGATCCCCCAAAGGCCATCAGTCCTGAAGTCAAGGAGGTCATGGGTCCTCTGAAGGGGGAAAGTAGTACTAGTGCCACAATCCAGGAAGCCAGGCCTCGGCCTCTTAGCCTGTCTGAGTACCGGCGACGAAGGCAGCAGCGCCAAGCAGAGGCAGAAGAGAGGAACCCCCAGCCCCCAACTGGGAAGTGGCCCAGCCTCCCAGAAACTCCCACAGGGCTGGCAGACATCCCTTGTCTtgtccctccagccccagccaagaAGACAACTCTGCAGAGAAGCCCTGAGGCTCCTTCTGAGGCTTGCTTTGCACCTGTgggtcccagccctgcctctcctAGTCCTGAGCCACCTGCAGGCAAACCTATGACCTCGACTCCCACTGAGCAGGTGCCATCCCAAGAGATGCTACTGCCAGCAAGACctccacctcctgctgtgcagtcCATGCCCCCCACAATGCCCACTGCCCTGCCTTTTCCCACGGGTGGGCTGGGCATGACCCCCATGCTGCCCCTTCCCACAAATGGGCAAGGTGTCCCCAGTCTGCCCCCACCACCCTTGCAGCCTCCTAGTGTTCCAATGTCTGTGGGGCCAGTGCCACCTGATCCCTTTACTCACTATGCCCCTGTGCCACCCTGGCCTTGTTATCCCCCCTTGTCCCCTTCTGGCTATCCTTGCTTGCCCCCTCCACCGACGGTGCCCCTAGTGTCTGGTACTCCAGGTGCCTATGCTGTGCCCTCCACTTGCAATGTGCCTTGGGTACCTCCTCCTGCCCCAGTCCCACCTTATAGCTCCAGCTGTACCTATGGGTCCTTGGGATGGGGCCCAGGGCTGCAACACTCTCCATTCTGGCCTACTGTTCCCCCACCTCCTTTGCCTCTAACCTCTGTTGGAAGAGCTGTTCCCTCACCCAAGGTGGAGCCCAGTGGCATCCCACCTGGCCCTCCTGATAGTGTACTAACTGTGCCGATGGCTCCTCCCCTCAGTCTTGGGGCAGCTGGCCAGGGAACTCCACAGATAGAGCCCACCAAGGTGGAGGTCAAGCCAGTGCCTGCATCTCCCCATCTGAAACACAAGGTGTCCTCCCCGGTGCACAGCCCTCGGATCAAGGCTCCACCGTGTCTGCCTGCTGAGAGTGTGGCTGTTGAGCCTGCATCAGAGAGGCTAAAGCCTGAGCTCCAGGAAGCTAGGCCCAGGGAGAAGGCACCCTCTCCTGTTGCCAAGGCTGTTTCCACATCTGCACCAAAGCAGAGCACTACCACCAAACTGCCTGCTGTCCACCCAGCCCGTCTAAGGACACTGTCCTTTCTGCCTACCCCACGTACCCAGGGTCCTGAGGATGTGGTACAGGCTTTCATCAGTGAGATTG GAATTGAGGCATCGGACCTGTCCAGTCTGCTGGAGCAATTTGAGAAATCAGAAG CCAAAAAGGAATGCCCTCCCCCGGCTCCTGCTGACAGCCTGGCTGTAGGAAACTCAGG CAGCGTTGACACTCCCCAGGAGAAGAGGCCCCTAGACCGGTTACAAGCCCCAGAACTGGCCAACGTGGCAG GGCTCACCCCTCCAGCTACCCCTCCCCATCAGTTATGGAAGCCCCTGGCTGCTGTCTCACTGCTGGCCAAAGCCAAATCTCCTAAGTCCACCGCCCAGGAGGGAACCCTGAAGCCTGAAGGAGTTACAGAGGCCAAACATCCAGCTGCAGCCTGCCTCCAAGAAGGGGTCCATGGCCCTAGTCCAGTCCATGTGGGCTCTGGGGACCATGACTATTGTGTCCGGAGCaggacccccccaaaaaagacgcCTGCCCTAGTCATTCCAGAGGTGGGCTCCCGATGGAATGTCAAACGCCATCAGGATATCACCATCAAACCTGTCTTGTCCCTGGGCCCAGCCACCCCGCTGCCCCCATGCACAGCTGCCTCCCAGAAGCCACTTGATCACAGGACTAGCAACGATCAGGCAGATCCCCCAGCCCCTTGCCTTGCCCCGTCTACCTTGCTGTCCCCTGAGGCCTCACCCTGCCGGAATGACATGAACACTAGGACTCTCCCTGATCCCTCAGCCAAGCAGCAGTCAGTGCGCTGTTATCGAAAAGCCTGCAGGTCAGCCAGCCCCCCAAGCCGGGGCTGGCAAGGCCGCCGTGGCCGCAGCAGCCGTTCTGTCAGCTCTGGGTCCAACCGGACCAGCGAAGcatcttcctcctcatcctcatcGTCGTCTTCCTCATCCCGGTCCCGGTCCCGGTCCCTCTCCCCCCCACACAAGAGGTGGCGAAG GTCCAGTTGCAGTTCCTCTGGACGTTCCCGAAGatgctcttcctcttcctcctcctcatcttcctcctcgTCTTCCTCATCCTCATCATCTAGTTCCCGAAGTCGGTCCCGCTCTCCATCTCCTCGCCGGAGAAGTGACAGGAGGCGGCG TTCTTATCGTTCACACGACCATTACCAAAGGCAGAGAGTTCTGCAGAAGGAGCGTGCAATA GAAGAGAGAAGAGTGGTCTTCATTGGGAAGATACCTGGTCGCATGACTAGGTCAGAGCTGAAACAGAGGTTCTCTGTTTTCGGAGAGATTGAGGAGTGCACCATCCACTTCCGTGTCCAAGG TGACAACTATGGCTTCGTCACTTATCGCTATGCCGAGGAGGCATTTGCAGCCATCGAGAGTGGCCACAAGCTGAGGCAAGCAGATGAACAGCCCTTTGATCTCTGCTTTGGGGGCCGCAGGCAGTTCTGCAAGAGAAGCTATTCTGATCTTG ACTCCAACCGGGAAGACTTTGACCCTGCTCCTGTAAAGAGCAAATTTGATTCTCTTGACTTTGACACATTGTTGAAACAGGCCCAGAAGAACCTCAGGAGGTAA
- the PPRC1 gene encoding peroxisome proliferator-activated receptor gamma coactivator-related protein 1 isoform X1 → MAARRGLRDGVAPPPSGGPGPDPGGGVRSSSWGSRSQAPYGTVGAVSGGEQVLLHEEGDDSGFVSLSRLGPCLRDKDLEMEELILQDGTLLGTMHSYMDASLISLIEDFGGLGESRLSLEDQNEVSLLTALTEILDNADSENLSPFDSIPDSELLVSPREGSSLHRLLSLSRTPPERDLITPTDPLGPSTGSSRVSGVEMSLTDPPWDFSPPSFLETSSPKLPSWRPPRSRPRWGQSPPPQQRSDGEEEEEVAGFSSEMLAGELNNSVSSIADFPMHLACPEEEDKTAVAAEMAVQAAGDESISSLSELVRAMHPYCLPNLTHLTALEDELQEQPDDLTLPEDCVVLEIVGQAATAGNDLEIPVVVRQIPTGPQPVLLDDSLEASPALQLLMPTLEAETEAAVPREALCPEKEGLPLDSKEKLESACLLEPREVMEPMAPKGPQNPPANAMLSSQRARKGRRKKSKEQPASCAEGYARRLRSASRGQSTAVTELTSQGGSLPQEDLQREVAPPHGRGKPRAWARAWAAALEKPGSGNLESSAGQASPAKEGPLDLYPSLVDPIQANPVSTHLSLVDSAQADPMPLDSVEADPTAVDPDPTVADPVPVDPKLVDPLPADPVLIDPVLPDSAAVDRAVVVPISDDLPPVDPVLAKPVQVDSLPNDLAPVDPVLVKSRPTDPRRGAVSSAQGSPAPQLLLESESSDPPKAISPEVKEVMGPLKGESSTSATIQEARPRPLSLSEYRRRRQQRQAEAEERNPQPPTGKWPSLPETPTGLADIPCLVPPAPAKKTTLQRSPEAPSEACFAPVGPSPASPSPEPPAGKPMTSTPTEQVPSQEMLLPARPPPPAVQSMPPTMPTALPFPTGGLGMTPMLPLPTNGQGVPSLPPPPLQPPSVPMSVGPVPPDPFTHYAPVPPWPCYPPLSPSGYPCLPPPPTVPLVSGTPGAYAVPSTCNVPWVPPPAPVPPYSSSCTYGSLGWGPGLQHSPFWPTVPPPPLPLTSVGRAVPSPKVEPSGIPPGPPDSVLTVPMAPPLSLGAAGQGTPQIEPTKVEVKPVPASPHLKHKVSSPVHSPRIKAPPCLPAESVAVEPASERLKPELQEARPREKAPSPVAKAVSTSAPKQSTTTKLPAVHPARLRTLSFLPTPRTQGPEDVVQAFISEIGIEASDLSSLLEQFEKSEAKKECPPPAPADSLAVGNSGSVDTPQEKRPLDRLQAPELANVAGLTPPATPPHQLWKPLAAVSLLAKAKSPKSTAQEGTLKPEGVTEAKHPAAACLQEGVHGPSPVHVGSGDHDYCVRSRTPPKKTPALVIPEVGSRWNVKRHQDITIKPVLSLGPATPLPPCTAASQKPLDHRTSNDQADPPAPCLAPSTLLSPEASPCRNDMNTRTLPDPSAKQQSVRCYRKACRSASPPSRGWQGRRGRSSRSVSSGSNRTSEASSSSSSSSSSSSRSRSRSLSPPHKRWRRSSCSSSGRSRRCSSSSSSSSSSSSSSSSSSSSRSRSRSPSPRRRSDRRRRYSSYRSHDHYQRQRVLQKERAIEERRVVFIGKIPGRMTRSELKQRFSVFGEIEECTIHFRVQGDNYGFVTYRYAEEAFAAIESGHKLRQADEQPFDLCFGGRRQFCKRSYSDLDSNREDFDPAPVKSKFDSLDFDTLLKQAQKNLRR, encoded by the exons ATGGCGGCGCGCCGGGGACTAAGAGACGGAGTCGCGCCGCCTCCGAGTGGGGGCCCCGGCCCCGACCCTGGCGGTGGAGTGCGCAGCAGCAGTTGGGGGAGTCGGAGCCAAGCGCCGTATGGCACTGTGGGCGCTGTGAGTGGCGGGGAGCAG GTGCTGCTGCATGAGGAGGGGGATGATTCTGGCTTTGTCAGTCTATCTCGGCTGGGCCCCTGTTTGAGGGACAAGGACTTAGAGATGGAGGAGCTGATACTGCAGGATGGGACACTGCTGGGGACCATGCACAGCTATATGGATGCCTCCCTCATCTCCCTCATTGAAGATTTTGGTGGCCTTGGAGAG AGCAGGTTATCTCTGGAGGACCAGAATGAAGTGTCACTGCTCACAGCTCTAACAGAGATCTTGGACAATGCAGATTCCGAGAACCTGTCTCCATTTGACAGCATTCCTGACTCAGAGCTGCTTGTGTCACCTCGGGAGGGCTCCTCT ctGCACAGGCTGCTCAGCCTCTCTCGGACACCCCCAGAACGTGACCTCATCACACCGACTGACCCATTGGGGCCCAGCACAGGCAGTAGTAGAGTGAGTGGG GTTGAGATGTCTCTCACAGATCCTCCTTGGGACTTCTCTCCACCCTCTTTCTTGGAGACCTCCTCCCCCAAGCTTCCTAGCTGGAGACCCCCAAGGTCAAGACCCCGCTGGGGCcagtccccacctccccagcagCGTAGtgatggggaagaagaggaggaggtggccGGCTTCAGCAGCGAGATGCTTGCTGGGGAGCTCAACAACTCTGTGAGCAGCATCGCAGACTTCCCCATGCACCTGGCCTGTCCCGAGGAGGAAGATAAAACAGCAGTAGCAGCAGAGATGGCAGTGCAGGCAGCTGGCGATGAGAGCATCTCCTCCCTGAGTGAGCTGGTGCGGGCCATGCACCCGTACTGCCTGCCTAACCTCACCCACCTGACGGCACTTGAGGATGAGCTTCAAGAGCAGCCAGATGATTTGACGCTGCCTGAGGATTGTGTGGTGCTGGAGATTGTGGGCCAGGCGGCCACAGCTGGCAACGACCTGGAGATCCCAGTTGTGGTGCGACAGATCCCTACTGGACCCCAGCCTGTCCTCCTGGATGACTCGCTAGAGGCCAGTCCGGCCTTGCAGCTGCTCATGCCTACActagaggcagagacagaggctGCTGtgcccagggaagccctctgccctGAGAAAGAGGGGTTGCCACTGGACTCAAAGGAAAAGCTGGAGTCAGCCTGCTTGTTGGAGCCCAGGGAGGTCATGGAGCCAATGGCACCCAAGGGGCCTCAGAACCCACCAGCCAACGCAATGCTAAGTTCCCAGAGAGCTCGaaagggcaggaggaagaagagcaAGGAGCAGCCAGCTTCCTGTGCAGAAGGCTATGCCAGGAGGCTGAGGTCAGCCTCTCGTGGGCAGTCTACAGCAGTTACAGAGCTGACCTCTCAGGGAGGCAGCTTGCCTCAGGAGGACCTTCAAAGAGAGGTTGCGCCTCCCCATGGTAGAGGGAAGCCCCGGGCTTGGGCTCGGGCCTGGGCAGCTGCCTTGGAGAAGCCTGGCTCTGGGAACTTGGAGAGTAGTGCTGGACAAGCTAGTCCTGCTAAAGAAGGTCCTCTAGACCTCTACCCCAGCCTGGTTGACCCCATCCAAGCCAACCCTGTTTCAACCCATCTCTCACTGGTTGACTCTGCTCAAGCTGACCCCATGCCACTTGACTCTGTTGAAGCTGATCCCACTGCGGTTGACCCTGATCCCACTGTGGCTGACCCTGTACCTGTTGACCCTAAACTGGTTGACCCTCTCCCAGCTGACCCAGTGCTGATTGACCCAGTTCTGCCTGACTCAGCAGCAGTTGACCGTGCAGTGGTTGTTCCCATCTCAGATGACTTGCCTCCAGTTGACCCTGTCCTAGCCAAGCCAGTACAAGTTGACTCTCTTCCCAATGACCTGGCTCCAGTTGACCCTGTACTAGTTAAGTCTAGGCCAACTGATCCCAGACGTGGTGCAGTGTCATCAGCCCAGGGGAGTCCAGCCCCCCAGCTCCTCCTGGAGTCAGAGTCCTCAGATCCCCCAAAGGCCATCAGTCCTGAAGTCAAGGAGGTCATGGGTCCTCTGAAGGGGGAAAGTAGTACTAGTGCCACAATCCAGGAAGCCAGGCCTCGGCCTCTTAGCCTGTCTGAGTACCGGCGACGAAGGCAGCAGCGCCAAGCAGAGGCAGAAGAGAGGAACCCCCAGCCCCCAACTGGGAAGTGGCCCAGCCTCCCAGAAACTCCCACAGGGCTGGCAGACATCCCTTGTCTtgtccctccagccccagccaagaAGACAACTCTGCAGAGAAGCCCTGAGGCTCCTTCTGAGGCTTGCTTTGCACCTGTgggtcccagccctgcctctcctAGTCCTGAGCCACCTGCAGGCAAACCTATGACCTCGACTCCCACTGAGCAGGTGCCATCCCAAGAGATGCTACTGCCAGCAAGACctccacctcctgctgtgcagtcCATGCCCCCCACAATGCCCACTGCCCTGCCTTTTCCCACGGGTGGGCTGGGCATGACCCCCATGCTGCCCCTTCCCACAAATGGGCAAGGTGTCCCCAGTCTGCCCCCACCACCCTTGCAGCCTCCTAGTGTTCCAATGTCTGTGGGGCCAGTGCCACCTGATCCCTTTACTCACTATGCCCCTGTGCCACCCTGGCCTTGTTATCCCCCCTTGTCCCCTTCTGGCTATCCTTGCTTGCCCCCTCCACCGACGGTGCCCCTAGTGTCTGGTACTCCAGGTGCCTATGCTGTGCCCTCCACTTGCAATGTGCCTTGGGTACCTCCTCCTGCCCCAGTCCCACCTTATAGCTCCAGCTGTACCTATGGGTCCTTGGGATGGGGCCCAGGGCTGCAACACTCTCCATTCTGGCCTACTGTTCCCCCACCTCCTTTGCCTCTAACCTCTGTTGGAAGAGCTGTTCCCTCACCCAAGGTGGAGCCCAGTGGCATCCCACCTGGCCCTCCTGATAGTGTACTAACTGTGCCGATGGCTCCTCCCCTCAGTCTTGGGGCAGCTGGCCAGGGAACTCCACAGATAGAGCCCACCAAGGTGGAGGTCAAGCCAGTGCCTGCATCTCCCCATCTGAAACACAAGGTGTCCTCCCCGGTGCACAGCCCTCGGATCAAGGCTCCACCGTGTCTGCCTGCTGAGAGTGTGGCTGTTGAGCCTGCATCAGAGAGGCTAAAGCCTGAGCTCCAGGAAGCTAGGCCCAGGGAGAAGGCACCCTCTCCTGTTGCCAAGGCTGTTTCCACATCTGCACCAAAGCAGAGCACTACCACCAAACTGCCTGCTGTCCACCCAGCCCGTCTAAGGACACTGTCCTTTCTGCCTACCCCACGTACCCAGGGTCCTGAGGATGTGGTACAGGCTTTCATCAGTGAGATTG GAATTGAGGCATCGGACCTGTCCAGTCTGCTGGAGCAATTTGAGAAATCAGAAG CCAAAAAGGAATGCCCTCCCCCGGCTCCTGCTGACAGCCTGGCTGTAGGAAACTCAGG CAGCGTTGACACTCCCCAGGAGAAGAGGCCCCTAGACCGGTTACAAGCCCCAGAACTGGCCAACGTGGCAG GGCTCACCCCTCCAGCTACCCCTCCCCATCAGTTATGGAAGCCCCTGGCTGCTGTCTCACTGCTGGCCAAAGCCAAATCTCCTAAGTCCACCGCCCAGGAGGGAACCCTGAAGCCTGAAGGAGTTACAGAGGCCAAACATCCAGCTGCAGCCTGCCTCCAAGAAGGGGTCCATGGCCCTAGTCCAGTCCATGTGGGCTCTGGGGACCATGACTATTGTGTCCGGAGCaggacccccccaaaaaagacgcCTGCCCTAGTCATTCCAGAGGTGGGCTCCCGATGGAATGTCAAACGCCATCAGGATATCACCATCAAACCTGTCTTGTCCCTGGGCCCAGCCACCCCGCTGCCCCCATGCACAGCTGCCTCCCAGAAGCCACTTGATCACAGGACTAGCAACGATCAGGCAGATCCCCCAGCCCCTTGCCTTGCCCCGTCTACCTTGCTGTCCCCTGAGGCCTCACCCTGCCGGAATGACATGAACACTAGGACTCTCCCTGATCCCTCAGCCAAGCAGCAGTCAGTGCGCTGTTATCGAAAAGCCTGCAGGTCAGCCAGCCCCCCAAGCCGGGGCTGGCAAGGCCGCCGTGGCCGCAGCAGCCGTTCTGTCAGCTCTGGGTCCAACCGGACCAGCGAAGcatcttcctcctcatcctcatcGTCGTCTTCCTCATCCCGGTCCCGGTCCCGGTCCCTCTCCCCCCCACACAAGAGGTGGCGAAG GTCCAGTTGCAGTTCCTCTGGACGTTCCCGAAGatgctcttcctcttcctcctcctcatcttcctcctcgTCTTCCTCATCCTCATCATCTAGTTCCCGAAGTCGGTCCCGCTCTCCATCTCCTCGCCGGAGAAGTGACAGGAGGCGGCG GTACAGTTCTTATCGTTCACACGACCATTACCAAAGGCAGAGAGTTCTGCAGAAGGAGCGTGCAATA GAAGAGAGAAGAGTGGTCTTCATTGGGAAGATACCTGGTCGCATGACTAGGTCAGAGCTGAAACAGAGGTTCTCTGTTTTCGGAGAGATTGAGGAGTGCACCATCCACTTCCGTGTCCAAGG TGACAACTATGGCTTCGTCACTTATCGCTATGCCGAGGAGGCATTTGCAGCCATCGAGAGTGGCCACAAGCTGAGGCAAGCAGATGAACAGCCCTTTGATCTCTGCTTTGGGGGCCGCAGGCAGTTCTGCAAGAGAAGCTATTCTGATCTTG ACTCCAACCGGGAAGACTTTGACCCTGCTCCTGTAAAGAGCAAATTTGATTCTCTTGACTTTGACACATTGTTGAAACAGGCCCAGAAGAACCTCAGGAGGTAA